In Deferribacter desulfuricans SSM1, the following are encoded in one genomic region:
- a CDS encoding nitrous oxide-stimulated promoter family protein yields MFKREMSKAKRVKKDAKILKKFIKVYCKKNHLKNGITEYKDGYCKECYELLQYALKRNEKCPLDPKPQCKHCHIHCYKPEYRQKIKEIMKFSGMYFLKRGRLDWVYHYFF; encoded by the coding sequence ATGTTTAAAAGAGAGATGAGTAAAGCAAAAAGAGTAAAGAAAGATGCAAAAATATTAAAAAAATTTATCAAAGTTTATTGCAAAAAAAATCATCTCAAAAATGGTATAACTGAATATAAAGATGGTTATTGCAAGGAATGTTACGAACTTTTACAATACGCCTTAAAAAGAAACGAAAAATGCCCTCTCGACCCAAAACCTCAATGTAAACATTGTCATATCCACTGCTATAAACCAGAATACCGCCAAAAGATTAAAGAGATAATGAAATTTAGCGGTATGTATTTTTTAAAAAGAGGACGTTTAGACTGGGTTTACCACTACTTTTTCTAA
- a CDS encoding DUF2155 domain-containing protein: MFKYIILFLSFIVFIACSQNTIKEESTNTSNKETVTKQELATKENPHENIEKKVERKIVVPDEVAKLYKSVIITVKDNVEKKDLDTEIIIGQTSEVSGTPLAIQVEAFLPDFVMDETGVMTSKSKDENNPAVKVKIYKNKELVFDGWVFGKFPTMHAFTDDRYSVVYKGAVKK; the protein is encoded by the coding sequence ATGTTTAAATATATTATATTGTTTTTATCTTTTATTGTTTTTATTGCATGTTCACAAAATACTATTAAAGAAGAAAGCACCAATACTAGTAATAAAGAAACAGTAACTAAGCAGGAGTTAGCTACTAAAGAAAACCCACATGAAAACATTGAGAAAAAAGTTGAAAGAAAAATAGTTGTTCCAGATGAAGTTGCCAAGCTTTACAAAAGTGTAATTATTACTGTTAAGGATAATGTGGAGAAAAAAGATTTAGATACTGAAATCATAATTGGCCAAACATCAGAGGTTTCAGGGACCCCATTGGCAATTCAGGTTGAGGCGTTTTTACCAGATTTTGTTATGGATGAAACTGGGGTAATGACATCAAAAAGTAAAGATGAAAATAATCCGGCAGTGAAAGTAAAAATCTACAAAAATAAAGAGTTAGTTTTTGATGGTTGGGTTTTCGGTAAATTCCCAACAATGCACGCTTTTACAGATGATAGATATTCTGTTGTTTATAAAGGTGCTGTAAAAAAATAG
- a CDS encoding thioredoxin family protein, with protein sequence MNVKVLGTGCRNCEFLYQATLKALEELQIDATVEYVKDINEISKYVMFTPGLVINEKVVHEGKPLPNVEQLKEIISKIK encoded by the coding sequence ATGAACGTAAAAGTTTTAGGAACTGGTTGTAGAAATTGTGAGTTTTTATATCAAGCTACCCTGAAAGCTCTTGAAGAGTTACAGATTGATGCAACAGTGGAATATGTAAAAGATATTAATGAAATCTCAAAGTATGTTATGTTTACTCCTGGATTGGTGATTAATGAAAAGGTTGTTCATGAGGGGAAACCTCTTCCAAATGTTGAGCAGCTGAAAGAGATTATAAGTAAAATAAAGTAG
- a CDS encoding permease, with translation MDKKERNAFLTLLALFLIFYFIPFHSEKYQKAVIEAVLMLQEYVREHTLTCLIPALFIAGGISSFVSQASVIKYFGREAKKIVSYSVASVSGVILAVCSCTILPLFAGIYSRGAGIGPATAFVYSGPAINVLAIVLTARILGWRLGLARAIGAITFAIVIGLIMELFFGKEDAERVNNIPSASISGKERPLYKDILFFAMLVAILIFATWAKPNKFGTLFSFIYGIKWWLVFLALIGLLVIVFRWFQKEERIAWLSETWEYSKQIIPLLFIGVLIAGFLLGRPNSGNGIIPKEIVENLVGGNSFRANFFSSVVGAFMYFATLTEVPILQGLLGAGMGKGPALALLLSGPALSLPNMLVIRSVIGTKKTIVYVVLVVIMSTFAGIIFGSF, from the coding sequence ATGGATAAAAAAGAGAGAAATGCTTTTTTAACTTTATTGGCACTTTTTTTAATTTTTTATTTCATACCATTTCACTCGGAAAAATACCAAAAAGCTGTAATAGAAGCTGTGTTAATGCTTCAGGAATATGTGAGAGAGCATACATTAACATGTTTAATTCCTGCTCTTTTTATAGCTGGAGGGATATCTTCCTTTGTTTCTCAAGCATCTGTAATTAAATATTTTGGTAGAGAGGCAAAAAAGATTGTTTCGTATTCTGTAGCATCAGTTTCAGGGGTTATTTTGGCTGTTTGTTCTTGTACAATATTGCCTTTGTTTGCGGGTATTTATTCAAGAGGTGCAGGGATTGGTCCTGCTACAGCTTTTGTTTATTCCGGGCCTGCAATAAATGTCTTAGCGATTGTTTTAACTGCAAGGATACTGGGTTGGCGATTAGGGTTGGCTAGAGCGATAGGTGCGATAACTTTTGCAATTGTAATAGGTTTGATAATGGAACTATTTTTTGGGAAAGAGGATGCTGAAAGGGTAAACAACATACCTTCAGCTTCAATCAGTGGTAAAGAGAGGCCTTTATACAAAGATATTTTGTTTTTTGCTATGTTAGTTGCTATTTTGATTTTTGCAACATGGGCTAAACCAAATAAATTTGGCACACTTTTTAGCTTTATTTATGGAATTAAGTGGTGGTTAGTGTTTTTAGCCTTAATAGGTTTACTTGTAATTGTCTTTAGGTGGTTTCAAAAAGAAGAAAGAATTGCTTGGCTTAGTGAAACCTGGGAGTATTCAAAACAGATTATACCTTTGCTGTTTATCGGTGTGCTGATTGCTGGTTTTTTACTTGGTAGACCAAACAGTGGAAATGGTATTATCCCAAAAGAGATTGTTGAAAATTTAGTTGGTGGAAATAGTTTTAGAGCTAACTTCTTTTCGTCAGTTGTTGGTGCGTTTATGTATTTTGCAACTTTAACAGAGGTGCCAATTTTACAAGGATTATTGGGTGCTGGAATGGGGAAGGGTCCTGCTTTGGCACTTCTTTTAAGCGGTCCTGCTTTAAGCTTACCTAATATGCTTGTTATCAGAAGCGTTATTGGTACTAAGAAAACTATTGTTTATGTTGTGCTTGTAGTTATTATGTCAACTTTTGCAGGTATTATATTTGGAAGCTTTTAA
- a CDS encoding ABC transporter substrate-binding protein — MIITEQTKIKDIIDNYPNSVYFFKNLGLNNLEEPKSPMRLLSLKSISEIKKINLDTLIKQLNEYLRIETNKTDITLIENNKIGDIKVYGVLPCPVRVPLLEKLNESINEFEEKNNITVEVNLESASKGLGWLKDSINFTDEKTIPDIIISAGFEFLFSENAQKRIKDGFFKDCFPDEINEDFKYINIKDRYSALSVFSVVPAIFMINEEELEGEKIPESWEELLFGNYTNKVSIPVGDFDLFNSILLHMYKDFGMDGISKLKDIMFKSLHPTVAVKTQQMKNSNKPAVTVMPYFFSKMVRSLNSVKIIWPKDGAIISPIFALIRKDSAEKIKPIIDAIFSKEVGEILSHNGLFPSLHKDVKNSLLEPAKFKWIGWDYILENDTESLINKLDKEFSDFVGVA, encoded by the coding sequence ATGATAATTACAGAGCAAACAAAAATTAAAGATATTATAGATAACTATCCAAATAGTGTATATTTCTTTAAAAACTTAGGACTAAATAATCTAGAAGAGCCAAAAAGTCCAATGCGACTTTTATCTTTAAAATCAATCTCTGAAATCAAAAAAATTAATTTAGATACCCTCATAAAACAACTAAATGAATATTTAAGAATAGAAACCAATAAAACTGATATTACTTTAATAGAAAACAATAAAATAGGCGATATCAAAGTATACGGAGTATTACCATGCCCCGTTAGGGTTCCCCTTTTAGAAAAATTAAATGAGTCGATTAATGAATTTGAAGAAAAGAATAATATTACAGTTGAAGTAAATCTAGAATCAGCATCTAAGGGGTTGGGTTGGTTAAAAGATTCAATTAATTTTACTGATGAAAAGACAATTCCAGATATTATCATTTCTGCTGGTTTTGAATTTTTATTTTCTGAAAATGCACAAAAAAGGATAAAAGATGGATTTTTCAAAGACTGTTTCCCTGATGAAATCAATGAAGATTTTAAATATATAAACATAAAAGATAGATATAGTGCACTTTCTGTTTTCTCAGTGGTCCCAGCTATTTTTATGATAAACGAAGAAGAGTTAGAAGGTGAAAAAATACCAGAATCTTGGGAAGAATTACTGTTTGGGAACTATACAAACAAAGTATCAATACCTGTTGGAGATTTTGATCTTTTTAACAGTATACTTCTACACATGTATAAAGATTTCGGAATGGATGGTATAAGTAAATTAAAAGATATTATGTTTAAAAGTTTACATCCAACAGTTGCAGTAAAAACTCAGCAGATGAAAAACTCCAATAAACCTGCTGTAACTGTCATGCCTTACTTCTTCTCAAAGATGGTCAGATCGTTAAATAGTGTGAAGATAATATGGCCAAAAGATGGAGCCATTATAAGCCCTATCTTTGCTTTAATTAGAAAAGATTCTGCAGAAAAAATTAAACCAATAATAGACGCCATATTTTCAAAAGAGGTTGGTGAAATCTTATCACACAACGGCCTTTTTCCATCATTGCACAAAGATGTAAAAAACAGCCTATTAGAACCTGCAAAATTTAAGTGGATAGGTTGGGATTACATATTAGAAAATGATACTGAATCCCTTATCAATAAATTAGACAAAGAATTTTCTGATTTTGTAGGAGTAGCATAA
- a CDS encoding ATP-binding cassette domain-containing protein, whose product MKICTLLEKYPYINDILDSYNIKIENPNVELDEFLKNLNEDELQEHGVTIEEIKQTIFSLIDEIEEIRDEEDIYAVESLTILGGYDKHGNKENLELTIYKGEIISVVGPTGSGKSRLLADIEWLAQKDTITKRTILINGKEPPLELRYATDKKLVAQLSQNMNFVVDLTVKEFLFLHAESRMVENTEKVVMEIFNTANELAGEQFDIDAPITSLSGGQSRALMIADTALLSKSPIVLIDEIENAGINRKKALELLVKQDKIVIMSTHDPILALLANRRLVIKNGKVNKIIETTLEEKSVLPYLEELDNKLLTVRNKLRDGEIINKI is encoded by the coding sequence ATGAAAATATGCACTTTATTGGAAAAGTACCCATATATTAACGATATATTGGACAGTTATAATATTAAAATTGAAAATCCAAACGTAGAACTTGATGAGTTTTTAAAGAACCTAAACGAAGATGAACTACAAGAGCATGGAGTAACAATCGAGGAAATAAAGCAAACAATCTTTTCACTTATTGATGAAATTGAAGAAATCAGAGATGAAGAAGATATTTACGCTGTTGAATCCCTTACTATTTTAGGCGGTTACGACAAACATGGTAATAAAGAAAATTTAGAATTAACCATTTATAAAGGGGAAATAATATCGGTTGTTGGACCAACTGGTTCTGGCAAAAGTAGACTACTTGCAGACATAGAGTGGTTAGCCCAAAAAGATACAATCACAAAAAGAACAATTTTAATAAACGGTAAAGAGCCCCCATTAGAATTAAGATATGCCACTGACAAAAAACTTGTAGCTCAGTTATCGCAAAACATGAATTTTGTTGTAGATTTAACTGTTAAAGAATTTCTCTTTCTTCATGCAGAAAGTAGGATGGTAGAAAATACTGAAAAAGTTGTTATGGAAATATTTAACACTGCAAATGAATTAGCAGGTGAACAGTTTGATATTGATGCACCTATCACCTCTTTAAGTGGTGGGCAGTCAAGAGCTTTGATGATAGCTGATACTGCTCTTCTATCAAAATCACCAATTGTTTTAATTGACGAAATAGAAAACGCTGGGATAAACAGAAAAAAAGCTTTAGAACTTTTAGTAAAACAAGATAAAATAGTTATAATGTCTACTCATGACCCAATACTTGCCTTATTAGCAAACAGAAGATTAGTCATAAAAAACGGTAAGGTTAATAAAATTATTGAAACAACTTTGGAAGAAAAAAGCGTACTTCCATACCTTGAAGAATTGGATAATAAATTATTAACAGTTAGAAATAAATTAAGAGATGGAGAAATCATAAATAAAATATAA
- a CDS encoding NifB/NifX family molybdenum-iron cluster-binding protein: MNKKIAIALDKNGDIAKTHFGDADYIYYLQITDKNELVFLEKKENILKTFEESGHGHDKKIVFAKEVLKDVQFVISGAMSPNFKRLKHKAGIYPIVTNKNIEDTINYLKNNLSKIYEFFTEDDNLVYIIEKND, encoded by the coding sequence ATGAATAAAAAAATTGCAATTGCTTTAGATAAAAATGGTGACATAGCCAAAACCCATTTTGGGGATGCTGATTACATCTACTATTTACAGATTACAGACAAAAACGAACTTGTCTTCTTAGAGAAGAAGGAAAATATTTTGAAAACCTTTGAAGAATCAGGTCACGGTCACGATAAAAAAATTGTTTTTGCAAAAGAAGTATTAAAAGATGTGCAATTTGTAATCTCTGGTGCAATGAGTCCTAACTTTAAAAGGCTAAAACATAAAGCAGGGATTTATCCAATCGTAACAAATAAAAATATAGAAGATACAATAAATTATTTAAAAAATAATCTATCAAAAATTTATGAATTTTTTACAGAAGATGACAACTTAGTTTATATCATAGAAAAAAATGATTAG
- a CDS encoding ArsR/SmtB family transcription factor — protein MDMKKTSEIFKSLGEINRLRIALLLSERPMCVCEINEVLHIALSTISAHLKHLKYAGIIVDEKEGRWITYRLSENPFIQKLIKDIKEELKDDEQFLSDKEKASNVTRETITKC, from the coding sequence ATGGATATGAAGAAAACATCAGAAATATTTAAATCACTTGGAGAAATTAATAGGCTCAGGATTGCCCTTTTACTTTCTGAACGTCCAATGTGTGTATGTGAAATAAATGAAGTATTGCACATTGCTTTATCAACAATATCAGCACATCTAAAACACCTAAAATATGCTGGAATAATTGTAGATGAAAAAGAAGGAAGATGGATAACCTATAGATTGTCAGAAAACCCATTTATTCAAAAACTGATAAAAGATATAAAAGAAGAGTTAAAAGATGATGAACAATTTCTATCTGATAAAGAAAAAGCATCTAATGTAACACGAGAAACAATAACAAAGTGTTAG
- the metH gene encoding methionine synthase encodes MLRNYTSDKILLFDGGMGTTIQQYDIPSDKWSGKQGCNEILNLTYPELIEEIHTKFYEAGADIVETNSFGASRLVLSEYGLEDKVYEINLNAAKIARKAANKFNNKFVAGSIGPGTKLPSLSQISFDDLYKMYKEQILGLIDGGVDLLLIETCQDLLQVKSVVIAAFDLLDEKNLDIPVSVSVTIEQNGTMLLGTDLSAVITVLRDYPIFSLGINCAVGPDLMYEPLSQLAKLWDRKISCIPNAGLPQNINGKFIYDLTPEKMAEIMADLCEQFNLDFIGGCCGTTYEHIAALRMVANSFKPKPKVKYEYQGEVSSLYTSTKLRQEPPPTLIGERANANGSKAFRELLIAEDFDGMLAVAKEQENNGAHLLDVCVAYAGRDETKDMAKFVSMLNNAINIPLVIDSTEPKVLEEALKRYAGKPVINSINLEDGGTKLHQILEIVRKHPAAVIALTIDEEGMAMTAEKKFEIAKKIYNIWTQDYNFNPEDIIFDPLTFSIGSGDETLKTAAKETLEAIKKIKSELKGAKTVLGVSNVSFGLSPNAREVLNSVFLQEAVKYGLDLAIVNPAKIIPIHKINEKELNLCLDLIYNKENALTNFLEYFSKRTDIKEDNDSINIPPEEQLKNKLISGDKSKLESLLDNLLVKYKPIEIINKILIPAMKEVGDLFGAGKMLLPFVLQSAEVMKKSVLYLEKFMDKKDDENKGVIVLATVKGDVHDIGKNLVDIILSNNGYKVYNLGIKVPVEEMIKKAKEVNADAIGMSGLLVKSTIVMKENIEEIRRSQLKTKILLGGAALTEGYVKNECEPILKGKVFYCRDAFDAIKFLSDNNGKSDEKITPVKNVKQNNVTINEEDIEMRSDIKPVENPPKPPFYGTKIVKDIDFNEVVKFMNLNTLFNTRWSYKKKDMSDEEYTNLLKKVAYPELEKIKKNVTENKICNLQVAYGYFRVKSNGNYLLVFDENEKNISTIKFPRQKVEPYLCIADYFNDIESEIYDVLPLQLVTIGDKAVEYTQSLFKSNKYKEYFLYHGFFTELTEALAEYWHSVIRKELNIEKENLSVEQILNMKYQGKRYSFGYPSCPDLEGNLLICNLLNSKEIGVTITENYEMVPEYSTSAVIVYHPEAKYFVIK; translated from the coding sequence ATGTTAAGAAATTATACATCGGACAAAATACTTTTATTTGATGGTGGAATGGGCACTACGATACAACAGTACGATATCCCCTCTGACAAATGGTCTGGCAAACAGGGGTGTAACGAAATTTTGAATCTTACCTACCCCGAACTAATAGAAGAAATACATACAAAATTCTATGAAGCAGGAGCTGACATAGTTGAAACAAACAGTTTTGGCGCTTCCAGATTAGTTTTATCAGAATACGGTCTTGAAGATAAAGTTTATGAAATTAATTTAAATGCTGCAAAAATAGCTAGAAAAGCTGCTAATAAATTTAACAACAAATTCGTTGCTGGCTCAATAGGACCAGGAACAAAACTACCAAGTTTATCACAAATAAGCTTTGATGACCTTTATAAAATGTATAAAGAACAAATCTTAGGGCTAATAGATGGTGGAGTTGACTTACTACTTATAGAAACTTGTCAAGATTTGTTACAAGTAAAATCTGTTGTAATTGCAGCATTTGATCTTTTAGATGAAAAAAATTTAGATATACCAGTATCTGTTTCTGTTACAATAGAACAAAATGGTACCATGCTACTTGGAACTGATTTATCAGCAGTAATAACTGTTTTAAGAGATTATCCAATTTTTTCTTTAGGGATAAACTGTGCAGTTGGTCCTGATCTTATGTACGAACCTTTAAGCCAACTTGCTAAATTATGGGATAGAAAAATTTCATGTATCCCTAATGCTGGCTTACCTCAAAACATTAATGGAAAATTTATTTATGATTTAACGCCTGAAAAAATGGCTGAAATAATGGCTGATTTATGTGAACAATTTAACCTTGATTTCATAGGTGGTTGTTGTGGAACAACCTATGAACACATTGCAGCATTAAGAATGGTAGCAAATAGCTTTAAACCGAAACCCAAAGTTAAATACGAATATCAAGGTGAAGTTTCAAGCCTATATACATCCACTAAACTTCGTCAAGAACCACCTCCCACATTGATAGGTGAAAGAGCAAATGCAAACGGTAGCAAAGCATTTAGAGAGCTTTTGATCGCTGAAGATTTTGACGGGATGCTTGCCGTTGCAAAAGAACAGGAAAACAACGGTGCTCATCTTTTAGATGTCTGTGTGGCTTACGCTGGAAGAGATGAAACAAAAGATATGGCAAAATTTGTTAGCATGTTAAACAATGCAATAAATATACCCTTAGTTATAGATTCCACCGAGCCAAAAGTATTAGAAGAAGCATTAAAAAGATACGCAGGCAAACCTGTAATCAATTCTATAAATCTTGAAGATGGTGGTACTAAACTTCACCAAATCTTAGAAATTGTTAGGAAACATCCAGCTGCTGTCATTGCACTTACTATTGATGAAGAAGGTATGGCAATGACTGCAGAGAAAAAGTTTGAAATTGCAAAAAAAATATATAATATCTGGACTCAAGATTACAATTTTAACCCAGAAGACATAATTTTTGACCCTTTAACCTTTTCAATTGGTAGCGGTGATGAAACACTAAAAACCGCAGCTAAAGAGACTTTAGAAGCAATCAAAAAGATAAAAAGTGAATTAAAAGGTGCAAAAACTGTATTAGGTGTGAGCAATGTTTCTTTTGGCTTATCACCAAATGCAAGAGAAGTTTTGAATTCTGTATTTTTACAAGAAGCTGTGAAATATGGCTTAGATTTAGCTATTGTCAACCCTGCAAAAATTATTCCTATCCACAAAATTAATGAAAAAGAGTTAAATCTCTGTTTAGATTTAATTTACAACAAAGAAAACGCATTAACAAATTTTTTAGAATATTTTTCAAAAAGAACAGATATTAAAGAAGATAACGATTCAATTAATATACCACCAGAAGAACAATTGAAAAATAAACTTATCTCTGGTGATAAATCTAAACTTGAATCACTACTTGACAATTTGTTGGTAAAATACAAGCCAATAGAAATAATAAACAAAATTCTTATTCCCGCTATGAAAGAGGTTGGAGATCTCTTTGGTGCAGGGAAAATGCTGCTTCCATTTGTATTACAGTCAGCTGAAGTTATGAAAAAAAGTGTGCTATACTTGGAAAAGTTTATGGATAAAAAAGATGACGAAAATAAAGGAGTAATTGTACTAGCAACAGTTAAAGGGGATGTACACGATATAGGGAAAAACTTGGTAGATATTATCTTATCAAATAACGGTTACAAAGTTTATAACCTTGGGATTAAAGTTCCTGTAGAAGAAATGATAAAAAAAGCAAAAGAAGTAAACGCAGATGCAATAGGAATGAGTGGATTGTTAGTTAAATCTACTATAGTTATGAAAGAAAATATTGAAGAAATAAGGCGCTCACAACTAAAAACAAAAATACTTTTAGGTGGAGCAGCTCTAACCGAAGGTTATGTAAAAAATGAATGTGAACCTATTTTAAAAGGTAAAGTTTTTTACTGCAGAGACGCTTTTGATGCTATTAAATTCCTCTCTGATAATAACGGTAAATCAGATGAAAAAATAACTCCGGTTAAAAATGTTAAACAGAATAATGTAACAATTAATGAGGAGGATATCGAAATGAGAAGTGATATAAAACCTGTAGAAAACCCACCTAAACCACCTTTTTATGGGACAAAAATTGTAAAAGACATCGATTTTAATGAAGTAGTAAAATTTATGAATTTAAACACACTTTTTAATACTAGATGGAGTTATAAAAAGAAAGATATGTCTGATGAAGAATATACAAACCTATTAAAAAAGGTCGCTTACCCTGAGCTTGAAAAAATCAAAAAGAATGTAACAGAAAATAAAATCTGCAACCTTCAGGTTGCATACGGCTATTTTAGAGTTAAAAGTAATGGGAATTATCTGCTTGTTTTTGATGAGAATGAAAAAAATATTTCCACTATCAAGTTTCCAAGACAAAAAGTTGAGCCATACTTATGTATTGCCGATTATTTCAATGATATAGAAAGTGAAATATACGATGTCTTACCTCTACAACTTGTTACAATCGGTGACAAGGCTGTTGAATACACACAATCTCTTTTCAAATCTAACAAATATAAAGAGTATTTTCTTTACCACGGTTTTTTTACTGAGCTTACAGAGGCTTTAGCTGAATATTGGCATAGTGTAATAAGAAAAGAATTAAATATAGAAAAAGAAAATTTATCCGTTGAGCAAATATTAAACATGAAATATCAAGGAAAAAGATACAGCTTTGGGTACCCATCTTGTCCAGATTTGGAAGGGAATCTATTAATATGTAATCTCTTAAATAGCAAAGAGATAGGTGTTACAATCACAGAAAATTATGAGATGGTTCCTGAATATTCAACAAGTGCTGTTATAGTTTATCACCCAGAGGCAAAATACTTCGTTATCAAATAA
- a CDS encoding GTP-binding protein — MKLITISGPPSSGKTSVILKCIDELLQRGVKVGVVKFDCLTTDDDEIYAKKGIPVKKGLSGAICPDHYFISNIEECFEWGKSLGLDVLISESAGLCNRCSPHIKDILAICVIDNLAGINTPKKIGPMLKGADIVIITKGDIVSQAEREVYAMKVKLVNPKALILHVNGITGQGANELANLLLKSTDTNSITEKQLRFTMPAAVCSYCLGEKRIGKQYQMGNIKKIEME, encoded by the coding sequence ATGAAACTAATAACTATAAGTGGTCCTCCTTCATCAGGTAAAACCAGTGTAATTTTGAAATGTATTGATGAGCTTCTACAAAGAGGGGTAAAAGTGGGCGTCGTCAAATTTGATTGTCTCACAACAGACGATGATGAAATCTACGCAAAAAAGGGGATCCCTGTCAAAAAAGGTTTATCAGGAGCTATCTGCCCTGACCATTATTTTATAAGCAATATTGAAGAGTGTTTTGAATGGGGGAAAAGTTTAGGGCTTGATGTGTTGATTAGTGAAAGTGCAGGGCTTTGTAATAGATGTTCCCCCCACATAAAAGATATCCTTGCCATATGTGTTATTGATAATCTTGCAGGGATAAATACACCAAAAAAAATAGGTCCAATGCTAAAAGGTGCTGATATAGTAATCATCACAAAAGGGGATATTGTTTCACAGGCTGAAAGAGAAGTTTATGCAATGAAAGTAAAACTGGTTAATCCTAAAGCACTAATTTTACATGTAAACGGTATCACAGGACAAGGCGCCAATGAGTTAGCAAATCTACTTTTAAAATCAACTGATACTAATTCTATCACAGAAAAACAGCTCAGATTTACAATGCCAGCTGCTGTATGCTCATACTGTCTTGGTGAAAAAAGGATTGGAAAGCAATATCAAATGGGAAATATTAAAAAGATTGAGATGGAGTAA
- a CDS encoding flagellar hook-basal body complex protein — MIKGLYNSLSALNAAITRVDNSANNIANINTPGFKRVVSYNSALSKNGVNVYSIKDLDTQGYLIYTGRNLDLAINGKGFFKLTNNQGGEVFTRFGHFSMDEKGNIVSPRGEILFSTGREGKIEVSPDGSIYIDKEPLGKIELFNSSGNKVPENSYEILPGYLEASNVDLAKEIVDMIVTKNYFEANLKTTKVIDEMLGNIIDNFA, encoded by the coding sequence ATGATAAAGGGGTTGTATAATTCATTATCAGCATTAAATGCTGCAATTACAAGGGTTGATAATAGTGCAAATAATATAGCAAATATAAATACGCCAGGATTTAAAAGGGTTGTATCATATAATTCTGCTTTATCAAAAAATGGTGTAAATGTTTATTCTATAAAAGACTTAGATACTCAAGGATATCTAATTTATACTGGTAGAAATTTAGATTTAGCAATAAATGGTAAAGGTTTTTTTAAACTTACAAATAATCAAGGTGGCGAGGTTTTTACCCGTTTTGGTCATTTTTCAATGGATGAAAAAGGAAATATCGTTAGTCCTAGAGGGGAAATTTTATTTTCTACTGGTAGAGAAGGCAAAATAGAAGTTTCACCTGATGGCTCAATATATATAGATAAAGAACCATTGGGTAAAATTGAGCTATTTAATTCAAGCGGTAATAAAGTACCTGAAAACAGTTATGAAATATTGCCTGGTTATTTAGAAGCATCAAACGTTGATTTGGCAAAAGAGATTGTAGATATGATTGTTACTAAAAATTATTTTGAGGCAAATTTGAAAACTACAAAAGTTATAGATGAAATGTTAGGTAATATTATAGACAATTTTGCGTAG
- a CDS encoding CoA-binding protein, giving the protein MITDDFLKKFLQEAKNIVIVGASNNPERASNGIMKFLMKKGYNCYPVNPNEEEVLGVKAYKSISDVPVTPDIVDVFRRSEFAPEIVKEAIKKGAKFIWLQEEVYSEEAKRLADEAGIPIVMDKCIFKEFMRLGMYAD; this is encoded by the coding sequence ATGATCACAGATGATTTCTTAAAAAAGTTTTTACAGGAAGCTAAAAATATTGTGATTGTTGGTGCATCAAATAATCCAGAAAGAGCAAGTAATGGTATTATGAAGTTTTTGATGAAAAAAGGGTATAACTGTTACCCTGTAAATCCTAATGAAGAAGAAGTTTTAGGAGTAAAAGCTTATAAAAGTATTTCAGATGTTCCTGTGACTCCTGATATCGTAGATGTGTTTAGAAGGAGTGAGTTTGCTCCTGAGATAGTTAAAGAGGCTATAAAAAAAGGGGCAAAATTTATATGGCTACAAGAAGAAGTTTATTCTGAGGAAGCTAAAAGATTAGCTGATGAAGCCGGAATACCTATAGTTATGGATAAATGCATTTTTAAAGAGTTTATGAGGCTTGGGATGTATGCTGATTAG